One window of the Cryptomeria japonica chromosome 7, Sugi_1.0, whole genome shotgun sequence genome contains the following:
- the LOC131069224 gene encoding UDP-galactose/UDP-glucose transporter 4: MAGGGNLGNSDQVMTLLGITLTGKPKWFQLIICGGGFFFGYLVNGVCEEFVYNRLQFSYGWYFTFVQAFVYLGLIYLNGFRPKHIINPWKTYVKLSGVLMASQGLTKGSLEFLNYPAQIMFKSTKVLPVMVMGAFIPGLRRKYPLEEYISAIMLVVGLIIFTLADAETSPNFHVLGVIMVSGALVFDAFLGNLQEAIFTMNPSTTQMEMLFCSTLMGLPFLIPPMVLTGEVFEAWRACSQHLFVYLVLIFEAMATFVGQLSVLCLIAIFGAATTAMVTTARKALTLLLSYIIFTKPLTEKHATGLLLIGMGIMLKMLPNPIVKINQKQRSREEIESREENKPLVSNQPT, encoded by the exons ATGGCTGGAGGAGGAAATCTTGGTAACTCTGATCAGGTGATGACTCTTCTGGGCATTACTTTGACAGGAAAACCCAAATGGTTTCAGTTAATCATCTGTGGTGGAGGATTCTTTTTTGGTTATTTGGTCAATGGAGTTTGTGAG GAATTTGTGTATAATAGGCTACAGTTtag CTATGGATGGTATTTCACCTTTGTACAGGCATTTGTTTACTTGGGTCTCATATATCTCAATGGATTCAGGCCCAAGCATATTATAAATCCATGGAAAACATATGTAAAGCTATCAGGGGTCCTGATGGCATCACAGGGATTGACCAAAGGGTCTCTTGAATTTCTCAATTATCCTGCCCAAATAATGTTTAAGTCCACAAAG GTCTTGCCAGTGATGGTCATGGGAGCCTTCATACCAGGCCTCAGAAGAAAGTACCCCTTAGAGGAATATATCTCTGCTATAATGCTTGTGGTTGGCTTGATCATTTTTACACTGGCAGACGCTGAGACATCCCCAAATTTCCATGTATTGGGAGTTATCATGGTCTCTGGCGCTCTGGTTTTTGATGCCTTTCTGGGCAACCTCCAGGAGGCCATATTCACCATGAATCCTTCTACAACACAG ATGGAAATGCTGTTCTGTTCTACTCTGATGGGGCTTCCATTCCTGATTCCGCCCATGGTTTTGACTGGCGAAGTATTTGAGGCCTGGAGAGCCTGTTCACAA CACCTCTTTGTTTATCTAGTGCTGATATTTGAAGCAATGGCTACATTTGTAGGCCAGTTGTCTGTGCTATGTTTGATAGCCATTTTTGGGGCGGCTACAACTGCAATG GTTACCACCGCTAGGAAGGCGCTTACCTTACTGCTTTCTTATattatattcaccaagccactcaCTGAGAAACATGCAACAGGATTATTGCTGATAGGCATGGGAATAATGCTAAAAATGTTACCAAATCCTATAGTTAAAATTAACCAAAAACAAAGGTCTAGGGAGGAGATAGAATCAAGAGAAGAAAACAAGCCATTGGTTTCTAATCAGCCAACTTGA